The genomic segment AAAACTATTGAAATTGTAGGAAATATGAATGCTTCTAAAGTCGAAATCAATGATACTGCGAGTATTCACTTAGGGGGTAATATTTTTTCTGAAAGTTTCAACGATAGCAAGCAACAAATCATGAAAAATCCGTATATAGTAGGTGTAAAAGTTAGGAAAGACCTTCCTAATAAGATTGTAATAGAAATAGAGGAAAGAGTAGCTGTGTTTTATGGTAAATTAAACAACGCTTATTATATTCTAGATAACAAAGGTATTTTGCTTGAAAAAAGGTCGAACGTTAAAGATATGAACTTAGTGAATTTAATTGGATTCGATTTTGAAAAGTGTGAAGTGGGCAATTTAATTGCGCCAAAAGATGATAGGAAAATAAATATTGCAGTGGAAATAACAAATATTATTAATGATTATAGAAAGAATAAAGGCAATAATATTATAACAATGGTAGATGTAAGCAATGTATTGGATATCAAGGTTTATGCTGGGGAAATGTGTATTAAATTTGGTACAAGCGAAGACTTGAAAAACAAATTTAATAAGTCGATAAATATTATTACACAACCTCAATATAAGAGTGCAAAGGGATATGTAGATGTTAGTTCAAAAAGCAATCCAGTTGTTTTTATAGAACAAAAGGTTAAAAAATAACAATATTTATCTCCCCCGGAGAGTAGCAAGGAGGAAGTCTATGAAGAAGTTTAGATCCCAAATATCTATTGGTATAGTATGTGTATTATTAGGATTTATGATCTCTTACCAATTTAAAATGATAGGAAAACAAAATTCAGCAGCAGTAGTAGATACCAATAAGAATACACCAGAAATTATAACTGAAAACGAGCAACTTAAAATAAGCAAAGAAGTTATGCAGAAAAAGATAGATGATTTAGATGCTAAAACGGCAAAATATGAAAAGACGAACATGGGAGATAATGAAAAAAGTGAGTTACTATATAAAGAATTGGAAGAAACAAGAATTCTTACTGGACAAATCGAAGTAGAAGGTCAAGGTATTATAGTTTATATAGATCCTAAGAGTGACATTTTTGGTAGTAACACTGAAAATCAGCAGGCGATAAACGATGTGGATTTAGCTCATATAGTAAATGAGTTAAATTCAGTAGGTGCTGAAGCGATTTCTATTAATGATATTAGGTTAACTACCCGGAGTGGAATAAGAAATGCTGGAAATGCAATTATTATAAATGATGAAAGGATTTCTTATAGTAAAAGGGTCACTATTAAAGCAATTGGAGATAAAACTAGATTAGAAGGCGCTATAAAATTCCCAGGAACAATCTCACAATTCTTGAGTAGTGCGTGTGATGTAACTACTAATACAGTAGATAAAGTTGTGATTTCTAAATATAACAAAGTATATAAATTCGAGTATGCAAGACCAGTAGAAAAGAAGTAGAGGTGATTAAATGGTTGCTTTCGTAGGGTTATTAATAGGAATTATATTAGGAGTTGTGTGGAATGTTGATATTCCAGTTGGATTTTCTCCGTATATTTCTGTAGCAATTTTTGCGTGTTTAGATTCAGTTTTTGGTGCATTAAGAGGTTCAATTTCACATAATTTTAGAGCCGATATTTTTATATCAGGGTTTTTTGGAAATGCAGTGTTAGCTGTAGCGATGGTCTATCTAGGCGATAAATTAGGAATTCCAATTTATTTAGCTGCAGTTATAGTATTTGGCGGAAGAATATTTGAAAATTTTGCGATTATTAGGCGGCTTTTAATAGATAAAACAAAATCTCATTAATGAGGTGATTAAATGAAAAATAATGAAGCTACCGTTTTTGTTTTTATTGCTTCAATAATCCTAGGACTTCTTATTGCTATGAATATCGGATTTGAGGGGAAAAATACTGTTTTAGATGTAAAACAGTATGATGTAGCCTACAATGAGAGAACTAAATTGTATTCTGAATTAAGCAATTTAAAAGAAGAATATTATAAAACTTATTCAAAGCTCGAAAAATATGATAGTAGCGATGAAAAAAAAGCTGAAATTACTAAAGTTATTCAAGATGAAGTTAGTAATAATAATATATTCTTAGGGAAGACTGATGTTGAAGGTCCTGGAATTGAAATTATATTAGATGATGCTGATAATTATGTTAATAGTAATCAGTTAATTCATGATAATGATGTTATTCAAGTGATAAATGACCTCAAAAATGCAGGGGCAGAAGCAATTTCTGTTAATGGAGAAAGGATTATTTATGATAATTATGGATTTTGCGGTGGGCCTTATATCAATTTACATGGGGTTAAGATAGTAAGCCCATTTTATATCAATGCCATAGGGAATAAA from the Clostridium sp. CM027 genome contains:
- a CDS encoding DUF881 domain-containing protein encodes the protein MKNNEATVFVFIASIILGLLIAMNIGFEGKNTVLDVKQYDVAYNERTKLYSELSNLKEEYYKTYSKLEKYDSSDEKKAEITKVIQDEVSNNNIFLGKTDVEGPGIEIILDDADNYVNSNQLIHDNDVIQVINDLKNAGAEAISVNGERIIYDNYGFCGGPYINLHGVKIVSPFYINAIGNKDVLYNYLTLDQTYMTLLKTRNVKVNILKTDNVEIAAYTGYFKYNYMNPTKK
- a CDS encoding DUF881 domain-containing protein; this translates as MKKFRSQISIGIVCVLLGFMISYQFKMIGKQNSAAVVDTNKNTPEIITENEQLKISKEVMQKKIDDLDAKTAKYEKTNMGDNEKSELLYKELEETRILTGQIEVEGQGIIVYIDPKSDIFGSNTENQQAINDVDLAHIVNELNSVGAEAISINDIRLTTRSGIRNAGNAIIINDERISYSKRVTIKAIGDKTRLEGAIKFPGTISQFLSSACDVTTNTVDKVVISKYNKVYKFEYARPVEKK
- a CDS encoding small basic family protein, whose amino-acid sequence is MVAFVGLLIGIILGVVWNVDIPVGFSPYISVAIFACLDSVFGALRGSISHNFRADIFISGFFGNAVLAVAMVYLGDKLGIPIYLAAVIVFGGRIFENFAIIRRLLIDKTKSH
- a CDS encoding cell division protein FtsQ/DivIB — translated: MTKKSNNLKRGNYIIKNKEKLLHRRKSKKKVKYLMLLVIIMISTLITLCIKLPYFNVKTIEIVGNMNASKVEINDTASIHLGGNIFSESFNDSKQQIMKNPYIVGVKVRKDLPNKIVIEIEERVAVFYGKLNNAYYILDNKGILLEKRSNVKDMNLVNLIGFDFEKCEVGNLIAPKDDRKINIAVEITNIINDYRKNKGNNIITMVDVSNVLDIKVYAGEMCIKFGTSEDLKNKFNKSINIITQPQYKSAKGYVDVSSKSNPVVFIEQKVKK